In Kaistella faecalis, a genomic segment contains:
- a CDS encoding SDR family oxidoreductase yields the protein MDKTFDIYSLSGKTVVITGASSGIGRAAAEAFAIEGCSVVLAARGEPALEETLELCRGLGANAVAVPTDVSDSLQVKHLAEQALQFNGRIDIWINNAGVMATGKLEEMPVEVVEQVVKTNLLGYLFAAHTVLPIFKKQEEGVLINNISIGGWMPAPYGAAYSASKYGARGMVEALQGEVSDYPNIHVCALYPGIQRSTGNMHSAKYSGFSSKIPPLSFDPRELAAKMVKTAKHPKKTNYTDWTSFLLKNLYGVFPKVMVNSMSAGMRLMMKNSDPSETNGNVLVPSGEPHRIYGETMIPPPSPTTKKLMFAASLAAAAVMLFRHSKEPNTKPKHLK from the coding sequence ATGGATAAAACATTTGACATATATTCCCTAAGCGGAAAAACCGTCGTAATTACCGGAGCCAGCAGTGGAATAGGGCGCGCGGCAGCAGAAGCCTTTGCAATAGAAGGATGTTCCGTCGTCTTGGCTGCACGCGGTGAGCCTGCGCTGGAAGAGACCCTCGAGCTGTGCCGTGGTCTTGGTGCCAATGCAGTGGCAGTGCCTACTGACGTATCAGATTCCCTGCAGGTGAAACATCTCGCTGAACAGGCGCTGCAGTTCAATGGCCGGATCGATATCTGGATCAACAATGCCGGAGTGATGGCTACCGGTAAATTAGAGGAAATGCCGGTGGAAGTAGTAGAACAGGTGGTGAAGACCAATCTGCTGGGCTATCTTTTTGCAGCCCATACGGTTCTTCCGATTTTTAAAAAACAGGAAGAGGGAGTGCTGATCAATAACATATCCATTGGCGGCTGGATGCCCGCGCCTTACGGAGCTGCGTACTCTGCATCGAAATACGGTGCAAGAGGAATGGTAGAAGCGCTTCAGGGCGAGGTGTCAGATTATCCCAACATCCATGTCTGTGCACTTTATCCCGGCATTCAGCGTTCAACAGGCAATATGCATTCGGCAAAATACTCAGGTTTTTCCTCTAAAATACCTCCACTTTCCTTCGATCCGCGCGAACTCGCCGCAAAGATGGTGAAGACGGCGAAGCATCCGAAAAAAACGAATTATACCGACTGGACTTCCTTCTTGTTGAAAAATCTTTACGGGGTTTTTCCGAAAGTAATGGTTAACAGTATGTCCGCGGGAATGAGGCTGATGATGAAGAATTCTGATCCATCTGAAACCAACGGAAACGTATTGGTTCCCTCTGGTGAACCGCACCGGATTTATGGGGAAACCATGATTCCGCCGCCTTCTCCCACCACTAAAAAACTGATGTTTGCAGCATCTTTGGCAGCAGCAGCAGTAATGCTCTTCAGGCATTCGAAAGAACCCAACACTAAACCTAAACATTTAAAATAA
- a CDS encoding FKBP-type peptidyl-prolyl cis-trans isomerase: protein MTIEKNHVVAVHYTLNALEANGEKSFIEKTDADNPFTFLYGVGMMLPKFEEELHGMSAGEQKSFTITAEEGYGEKQEDATTQLPAAMFEQSGMPPVGAILPLQDPEGNHINAIVLEVTPEAVTVDLNHPMAGKTLHFDIEVVATRPATEEELAHGHAHGIDGNAGH, encoded by the coding sequence ATGACTATAGAAAAAAATCACGTAGTAGCGGTGCATTACACGCTGAACGCTCTGGAAGCAAACGGAGAAAAATCATTTATCGAAAAAACGGATGCTGACAATCCTTTTACTTTTCTTTACGGAGTGGGAATGATGCTTCCTAAATTCGAAGAGGAACTTCACGGAATGAGCGCTGGCGAACAGAAATCATTTACCATTACTGCCGAGGAAGGCTACGGCGAAAAGCAGGAAGATGCCACTACGCAATTGCCTGCTGCGATGTTTGAACAGTCTGGAATGCCGCCGGTTGGCGCAATTTTACCTTTACAGGATCCGGAAGGAAATCATATAAACGCCATTGTTCTGGAAGTGACTCCGGAAGCGGTAACCGTAGATCTGAATCATCCAATGGCAGGAAAAACTCTTCATTTCGATATCGAAGTTGTAGCAACCCGTCCCGCAACCGAAGAGGAACTGGCTCATGGTCATGCGCACGGCATCGACGGGAACGCCGGACATTAA
- a CDS encoding 3-ketoacyl-ACP reductase produces the protein MNLKGKNAIVTGGGRGLGKAVAIALANEGVNIGITGRNEENLKTTTEELKILGVNAAYSVFSVDDEQAVQVGISALADELGGIDILINNAGIGDFGSIAEMPSETWEQVIKTNLFGVYYAAKAAYPFLKEKGEGDIVNVASTAGLKGGPNMSAYAASKAAVVSLSQSMMAEWRKQNIRVITLTPSTIASDMSIQGGLTDGNPDKVLQPEDFAEWVRDILKMNRRAMIANGSIFSTNP, from the coding sequence ATGAACTTAAAAGGAAAAAATGCCATTGTAACAGGTGGCGGAAGAGGTCTTGGTAAAGCTGTAGCAATAGCCCTGGCAAATGAAGGGGTAAACATAGGTATCACGGGAAGAAATGAGGAAAATCTTAAAACTACTACTGAAGAATTAAAAATTTTGGGAGTAAACGCCGCTTATTCGGTTTTCAGTGTGGATGATGAACAAGCTGTTCAGGTAGGTATTTCAGCATTGGCTGATGAACTTGGAGGAATTGATATCCTTATAAACAATGCGGGAATTGGTGATTTCGGGTCGATTGCAGAAATGCCATCGGAAACTTGGGAACAGGTGATAAAAACTAATCTTTTTGGCGTGTACTACGCTGCAAAAGCAGCTTATCCGTTTCTGAAGGAGAAAGGGGAAGGCGATATCGTGAACGTAGCTTCAACAGCAGGATTGAAAGGTGGCCCGAATATGTCGGCTTATGCCGCATCTAAAGCTGCGGTAGTTTCCCTGTCTCAATCTATGATGGCGGAATGGAGAAAGCAAAACATCAGGGTAATTACGCTAACTCCCAGTACAATCGCTTCTGATATGTCCATCCAGGGCGGACTTACGGATGGTAATCCTGATAAAGTGCTTCAGCCGGAAGATTTTGCAGAATGGGTGAGGGATATCCTGAAGATGAACAGAAGAGCAATGATTGCGAACGGTTCAATTTTTTCAACCAATCCATAG
- a CDS encoding alcohol dehydrogenase catalytic domain-containing protein produces the protein MKAAVFHSPGKITCDETEDPKIEAQDDVILKVTSTAICGSDLHMYSGGIPQARPMVMGHEFMGIVEETGSNVHGLKVGDRVVVPFPIACGGCFFCDHDLPGHCENSNPDMYGPEGGILTEKGGGMFGYSDLYGGYNGGQAQYVRVPFANTGPRKVPDHLTDSQVLFLTDIFPTGYTGVMWGELKGGETVAVFGAGPVGVMAAKSAVLHNASKIIVIDTLQYRLDRVKAQTGCETVLWKNAKDTIEEIRHLTQGRGADLCIDAVGFEPERNIVDRVKATVNFEKGSIKVLDACFSAARRGGRVSILGVYPVNYDNFRLGQIFDKGLTVKAGQAPVHAIIDKLLGYVAEGKVVLDDVITHRMSLTDVAKGYEIFDKKEDGCVKVVLDPWK, from the coding sequence ATGAAAGCAGCCGTATTTCACAGTCCCGGGAAAATAACCTGCGACGAAACAGAAGACCCGAAAATAGAAGCTCAGGATGATGTAATTCTGAAAGTAACTTCCACTGCCATCTGCGGTAGTGATCTCCACATGTATTCCGGTGGTATTCCCCAGGCCCGTCCTATGGTGATGGGACATGAATTTATGGGGATCGTAGAAGAGACAGGAAGTAATGTCCACGGTTTGAAAGTAGGTGATCGTGTTGTGGTACCTTTCCCAATCGCCTGTGGGGGCTGTTTTTTCTGCGACCACGATCTTCCGGGTCACTGTGAAAACAGCAATCCGGATATGTATGGACCCGAAGGCGGAATCCTGACTGAAAAGGGTGGAGGCATGTTTGGCTACAGCGATCTGTACGGAGGTTACAACGGCGGGCAGGCCCAGTATGTCCGTGTCCCTTTCGCCAATACAGGACCCCGAAAAGTGCCGGACCATCTTACCGATTCTCAGGTTCTCTTTCTCACCGATATTTTCCCTACGGGCTATACCGGAGTAATGTGGGGCGAACTGAAAGGAGGGGAGACCGTTGCTGTTTTCGGTGCCGGACCTGTAGGAGTGATGGCAGCAAAAAGTGCGGTACTTCACAATGCCTCGAAAATAATTGTAATCGATACGCTGCAGTACCGTCTTGACCGGGTTAAAGCCCAGACAGGCTGCGAAACCGTGCTGTGGAAAAATGCCAAGGACACCATAGAGGAAATCCGCCATCTGACTCAGGGTCGCGGTGCGGATCTCTGTATTGATGCAGTAGGTTTTGAGCCAGAGCGCAATATTGTAGACCGGGTAAAAGCCACGGTAAATTTCGAAAAAGGAAGTATAAAGGTATTGGATGCCTGCTTCAGTGCTGCAAGAAGGGGAGGAAGAGTTTCCATCCTCGGGGTTTATCCTGTAAATTATGATAATTTCCGTTTGGGGCAGATTTTTGATAAAGGCCTCACTGTAAAAGCCGGGCAGGCTCCGGTTCATGCTATTATCGATAAACTGTTGGGTTACGTTGCAGAAGGAAAAGTAGTCCTTGATGATGTGATTACCCACCGGATGTCGCTTACCGATGTCGCTAAAGGGTACGAGATCTTCGATAAGAAAGAGGACGGTTGCGTCAAAGTAGTGCTTGATCCATGGAAATAA
- a CDS encoding DedA family protein, with protein MEFVQTVLDFFLNLDQHLFTMIVDYGVWIYLILFLIIFVETGLVVMPFLPGDSLLFAAGTFCAGVIGASGETAHLNLWLILGLLTVAAILGDTLNYALGKNIGLKILNWKIGEKQLVNPKYIAQTQEFYEKNGPKTIIIARFVPIVRTFAPFVAGIGSMNYSTFIKYNVIGGVVWVFSLTLLGYFFGNMPIVQENFETVIFGIIGISILPMVWEFINAKFLKK; from the coding sequence ATGGAGTTTGTACAAACTGTTCTCGATTTTTTTCTGAACCTCGATCAGCACCTTTTTACGATGATCGTGGATTATGGAGTGTGGATTTACCTCATTCTTTTCCTCATTATTTTTGTGGAAACCGGCCTGGTCGTAATGCCGTTTCTGCCAGGTGACTCACTGCTTTTTGCAGCCGGAACCTTTTGTGCGGGAGTGATTGGTGCATCTGGAGAAACTGCCCACCTTAATCTGTGGCTGATTCTGGGATTACTTACGGTAGCAGCAATTTTGGGTGACACCCTTAATTATGCGCTTGGTAAAAACATCGGACTGAAAATTCTGAACTGGAAAATAGGAGAAAAGCAACTTGTAAACCCGAAATATATCGCGCAGACTCAGGAATTTTATGAAAAGAATGGCCCGAAAACCATCATCATTGCGCGGTTTGTTCCTATTGTCCGGACTTTTGCGCCGTTCGTTGCGGGGATTGGCTCCATGAACTATTCGACGTTTATTAAATATAATGTGATTGGCGGCGTGGTTTGGGTATTCAGTTTGACCCTCTTGGGTTATTTCTTCGGAAATATGCCGATAGTACAGGAAAATTTTGAAACGGTAATCTTTGGAATTATAGGGATTTCAATTCTTCCTATGGTTTGGGAATTTATAAATGCTAAATTTCTGAAGAAATAA
- a CDS encoding CinA family protein, with protein MQTIDNKNLALVSQLFIKNRITVAVAESCTSGMLQFTLSQAPDAMSFFQGGITVYNAGQKSMHLDVNPIMAEACDSVSKEIAEQMSLSAAGKFNAEAGIAITGYAQPVPEKGITNCYAYIAVSKKGKIIVSKRIKGEAEKTLSENQQLYTQKIIGELLKAF; from the coding sequence ATGCAAACTATTGATAACAAAAACCTTGCCTTGGTTTCCCAATTATTCATAAAAAACCGCATTACGGTTGCCGTTGCTGAAAGCTGCACTTCGGGAATGCTGCAGTTTACCCTATCGCAGGCTCCGGATGCGATGTCTTTTTTTCAGGGCGGAATCACGGTGTATAATGCAGGGCAGAAATCCATGCATCTTGACGTCAACCCTATTATGGCAGAGGCATGTGATTCAGTTTCAAAGGAGATTGCGGAACAAATGTCGTTGTCGGCGGCAGGAAAGTTTAATGCTGAGGCAGGTATTGCGATTACAGGGTACGCACAACCTGTGCCGGAAAAAGGGATAACAAACTGCTACGCCTATATTGCAGTAAGCAAAAAAGGTAAAATTATCGTTTCAAAAAGAATAAAGGGCGAAGCGGAAAAAACCCTGTCTGAAAATCAGCAATTATATACCCAGAAAATTATCGGTGAGCTATTGAAAGCCTTCTAG
- a CDS encoding HNH endonuclease, with translation MIKSKILKEQWKAVEFDFEFTNKTRFEISNLGNFRSFNKVSDGRILNGSLTEGYKVIRLKLYKPRDEKDQIIFDELKTEISELYKLRRLKKQHHSTAESIQFTTNHIEKKKAQLSKKLARNLKKRTINHHFMVHRLVATYFLPPPEQGQTIVGHLNYNKLDNTASNLRWMSQEENTLHQSKNPKVIEEKKWRKYNPKPRANGMKLTSTQVIHIKLLLRRNKPSKQIAKQFGISEMQVWRIKSGENWSSVKIPD, from the coding sequence ATGATTAAATCTAAAATTTTAAAAGAACAGTGGAAAGCGGTAGAATTTGATTTTGAGTTCACCAACAAGACCCGTTTTGAAATCTCTAACCTTGGAAATTTCAGAAGTTTTAATAAAGTTTCTGATGGCCGCATTCTGAACGGATCACTTACGGAAGGTTATAAAGTGATCCGTTTGAAACTCTATAAACCCAGAGATGAAAAAGATCAGATCATATTTGATGAACTAAAAACGGAAATCTCTGAACTGTATAAACTTAGGAGACTCAAAAAACAGCACCACAGCACTGCTGAAAGCATTCAATTTACCACAAATCACATCGAAAAAAAGAAAGCGCAACTGAGTAAGAAACTGGCCCGTAATCTGAAAAAACGAACAATCAACCATCATTTTATGGTTCACAGGTTGGTAGCCACCTATTTTCTACCGCCGCCAGAACAGGGACAAACCATTGTTGGGCACCTGAATTACAATAAACTCGACAATACTGCGAGCAACCTGCGATGGATGAGTCAGGAGGAAAATACGCTCCATCAAAGCAAAAACCCAAAGGTTATTGAGGAAAAGAAATGGCGCAAATACAATCCGAAACCCCGTGCAAACGGAATGAAGCTCACGTCCACCCAGGTGATCCACATCAAACTGCTGTTGAGGCGGAACAAACCATCCAAACAGATTGCAAAACAGTTCGGAATTTCAGAAATGCAGGTCTGGCGGATTAAAAGCGGAGAAAACTGGTCAAGTGTTAAAATTCCTGACTAA
- a CDS encoding endonuclease, whose translation MKLKLSFLVSIFSFLLYAQSAPSYYSGVNFNKTGNALKSELASLITTTHTKTISYSELQTLMKTSDVDPDKPGNLLLIYGSQASGTHQRSRPVGGTWNREHVYAKSKGTPNLGTSGPGADGHHLRPADNTLNSTRGSLLFDDGAGATAYKTSRGGWYPGDEWKGDVARILMYMYVRYNTRCLPLNITMNPNTYSQDFPDILLKWNIEDPVSGFEIQRNNVVAQTQKNRNPFIDNPYLATVIWGGPAAQNNWPDTFSGGTAGDTEAPSVPMNLAVTAATSSSISLSWSASTDNVYVSSYDVYVNGVFKSNVFGTTATVSGLNPSTTYTFHVVAKDSSGNASGNSTAVEGTTQEGSTGEGTTCGTEDFENMPAVSSSYADRTWSNKGIVWTATYARTDAQVYIDGASRAICLRKGSLKSSVISGGIGSFTVTTYLPFSDSNGNYILKINGEVKGQIPYSKTKTTTTIEGINVAGNVVIELIDEITSNRVSFDNLSWTCYSAMATDDTSVRNQKLTVYPNPVKNQEFFVTGITKKETVKIYSVTGQLLQTLSNVGNNESLQLKSLPKGLYFITTSTQSAKMIVE comes from the coding sequence ATGAAACTAAAATTATCATTTTTAGTAAGTATTTTTTCGTTCTTACTTTATGCGCAGAGCGCTCCGTCCTATTATTCTGGAGTTAATTTCAACAAAACCGGCAATGCCCTGAAAAGCGAACTGGCGTCTTTAATTACCACGACTCACACCAAAACAATTTCCTACAGCGAGCTGCAGACTCTGATGAAAACGAGTGATGTAGATCCTGACAAACCGGGAAATCTTCTTCTGATTTACGGCTCCCAGGCATCAGGAACTCACCAGAGAAGCCGTCCTGTAGGAGGAACCTGGAACCGCGAACACGTGTATGCAAAATCTAAAGGAACCCCGAATCTTGGAACTTCAGGTCCCGGAGCTGACGGGCATCACCTGAGACCGGCAGACAATACCCTGAACAGTACCAGAGGCAGTCTTCTTTTTGATGACGGCGCAGGTGCAACTGCCTATAAAACCAGCCGTGGCGGATGGTATCCGGGTGATGAGTGGAAAGGTGATGTAGCCAGAATCCTGATGTATATGTATGTAAGATACAATACCAGATGTCTGCCGCTGAATATCACCATGAACCCGAATACCTATTCACAGGATTTCCCGGATATTTTGCTTAAATGGAATATTGAAGATCCTGTATCAGGTTTTGAAATCCAGAGAAACAATGTAGTAGCTCAAACCCAGAAAAACAGAAACCCGTTTATCGACAATCCTTATCTGGCTACCGTAATCTGGGGAGGTCCTGCAGCACAGAACAACTGGCCTGATACCTTCAGTGGAGGAACTGCCGGAGATACAGAAGCCCCGAGTGTTCCGATGAATCTTGCGGTTACAGCAGCTACCTCATCAAGTATCTCTCTGAGCTGGAGTGCCTCAACTGATAATGTATATGTAAGCAGTTATGACGTATATGTAAACGGGGTGTTCAAATCGAATGTATTTGGAACCACAGCAACGGTTTCAGGATTGAATCCTTCCACAACTTATACTTTCCATGTAGTAGCCAAAGATTCTTCAGGAAACGCTTCAGGAAACAGTACGGCGGTAGAGGGAACTACACAGGAAGGCAGCACCGGAGAGGGCACAACCTGCGGTACTGAAGATTTCGAGAATATGCCGGCGGTTTCTTCGTCGTATGCCGACAGAACCTGGTCGAACAAAGGAATTGTATGGACTGCTACTTATGCGAGAACTGATGCACAGGTTTATATTGACGGGGCAAGCAGAGCGATCTGTCTTAGAAAAGGGTCACTGAAATCTTCTGTAATTTCAGGCGGTATCGGCTCATTTACTGTAACAACCTATCTTCCGTTCAGTGATTCTAATGGCAACTATATCTTAAAGATCAATGGAGAAGTAAAAGGGCAGATTCCGTATTCAAAAACCAAAACTACCACTACCATCGAAGGTATCAATGTAGCAGGAAATGTAGTTATTGAACTTATCGATGAGATCACCAGCAACCGTGTTTCTTTTGATAACCTCAGCTGGACCTGCTATTCGGCGATGGCAACTGATGATACTTCTGTTAGAAACCAGAAACTTACGGTGTATCCTAACCCAGTAAAAAATCAGGAATTCTTCGTTACCGGAATCACCAAAAAGGAAACGGTGAAAATTTACAGTGTGACAGGACAATTGCTTCAGACCCTTTCTAATGTAGGAAACAACGAAAGCCTTCAACTGAAATCACTGCCAAAAGGACTTTATTTTATCACGACTTCAACCCAGTCTGCGAAAATGATTGTTGAATAG
- a CDS encoding ferritin-like domain-containing protein, producing MESDKTKAAGTSTAEAAKTAVKKSTARSPITTGQNVMTDNSSVNRDYSQEATKEGALYKFFLDGLKDMYFAEKHILEVLPKMKEAATTGDLQDAFEDHHLVTQKQVSRLEKVFKSIGESPEAKKCDAIIGIVKAGENIIKETEEGTMTRDTALIIAAQKVEHYEIASYRGLVALAETLQQDRAADLLHQTLEEEEETDLDLTDIAESSINFHAAEEDDENDNDTD from the coding sequence ATGGAATCAGATAAAACAAAAGCAGCGGGAACTTCCACTGCAGAAGCAGCGAAAACAGCAGTTAAGAAAAGTACTGCGCGATCCCCGATAACCACCGGGCAAAACGTGATGACGGACAACAGTTCTGTAAACCGTGACTACAGCCAGGAAGCAACTAAAGAAGGTGCACTTTATAAATTTTTTCTCGACGGACTAAAAGATATGTATTTCGCTGAAAAACACATCCTCGAAGTACTGCCAAAAATGAAGGAAGCTGCAACAACCGGGGATCTTCAGGATGCCTTCGAAGACCATCATTTAGTAACCCAGAAACAGGTTTCACGACTTGAAAAAGTATTTAAATCAATCGGAGAAAGCCCGGAAGCCAAAAAATGCGATGCCATTATCGGTATCGTAAAAGCAGGTGAAAACATCATCAAAGAAACTGAAGAAGGAACCATGACCAGAGATACAGCGCTGATCATCGCGGCACAGAAAGTAGAACATTACGAAATTGCTTCATACAGAGGGCTGGTAGCCTTAGCAGAAACCTTGCAGCAGGACAGGGCTGCTGATCTGCTGCACCAGACGTTGGAAGAAGAGGAAGAAACTGATCTCGATCTTACCGACATTGCTGAATCTTCAATTAATTTTCATGCTGCCGAGGAAGATGATGAGAATGATAATGATACGGATTAA
- a CDS encoding FAD-dependent oxidoreductase, with amino-acid sequence MKRDGTNKSIWQNDSSFLQNTTEIPDTVDTIIVGAGLTGISLAYELQKRGQRCLVIEQHSIGSGTTGGTTAHINNFFDVSYDQLISRFGLDAASVVAENAAKVVDRVAENIEECGISCDFDRCSFYLLSTEEKHDKQLSDIFDAHQELGVHGRQVTEIPFTVPFREAIEIEGQAQFHPLRYITALAHEFELRGGAILLNTRISSHQSSVESVEVQTEFGRKFTAKNLVWATHIPPGITRFSTMNAPYRSYALAAKLDGPPLKLAQGADLHDPYHYFRYHEVNGQWYLIIGGFDHKTGHEQDTERPFEALKAYAQDHFVFTEIVEQWSAQYYVPVDGLPYIGRMPGEDHVFIATGYNGNGMTWGTLAADIIADLIDGLENGLAETVSPSRLEFTASAREFVKENVDVVFHLIKDRFAADKKAELDSLENGEGKVIVFEGKNVAAYRDDQGAVKLLSAICPHMGCTVNFNTSEKTWDCPCHGSRFDTDGNLLTAPATENLKPINL; translated from the coding sequence ATGAAAAGAGACGGTACAAACAAAAGCATCTGGCAAAACGATTCTTCATTCCTGCAGAATACCACAGAAATACCGGACACGGTAGATACGATAATTGTGGGCGCAGGGCTCACCGGTATAAGTCTGGCGTATGAACTCCAGAAGCGCGGGCAGCGTTGTCTGGTTATCGAACAGCACAGTATCGGGTCCGGAACCACCGGAGGAACCACTGCGCATATCAATAATTTTTTTGATGTGTCCTATGATCAGTTAATCAGCCGTTTTGGGTTGGATGCCGCCTCAGTAGTGGCTGAAAATGCCGCAAAGGTGGTTGACAGGGTAGCTGAAAACATCGAAGAATGTGGAATTTCCTGCGATTTCGACCGCTGCAGTTTCTATCTTTTAAGTACGGAAGAAAAGCATGACAAACAACTCTCAGATATTTTTGACGCTCATCAGGAATTGGGAGTTCACGGACGGCAGGTGACGGAGATTCCCTTTACAGTGCCTTTCCGTGAAGCGATTGAAATTGAAGGCCAGGCACAGTTTCATCCTCTCAGATATATTACCGCTCTTGCCCATGAATTCGAGTTGAGAGGTGGAGCAATATTGCTCAATACCCGGATCAGCAGTCATCAGTCCAGTGTTGAAAGCGTAGAGGTTCAGACAGAATTCGGAAGAAAATTTACAGCAAAGAATTTGGTTTGGGCAACGCACATTCCTCCCGGAATCACCCGCTTCAGCACGATGAATGCACCGTACCGCAGCTACGCCCTTGCAGCGAAACTTGATGGTCCGCCACTGAAGCTTGCCCAGGGAGCAGATTTACACGATCCCTATCATTATTTCCGCTATCACGAGGTTAACGGGCAATGGTATCTGATCATTGGTGGGTTCGACCATAAAACAGGACATGAACAGGATACGGAGAGACCTTTTGAAGCATTGAAGGCTTACGCGCAGGATCACTTTGTTTTTACTGAAATCGTTGAACAGTGGTCTGCGCAGTATTATGTGCCCGTGGACGGTTTGCCGTACATCGGCAGAATGCCTGGTGAAGATCATGTCTTTATCGCAACAGGATATAACGGTAACGGAATGACCTGGGGAACCCTGGCGGCGGATATTATTGCAGATCTGATAGACGGTCTGGAAAACGGACTTGCGGAAACCGTATCTCCCTCCCGTTTGGAATTCACTGCCAGTGCACGGGAGTTTGTGAAGGAAAATGTTGATGTCGTATTTCATCTGATCAAAGACCGTTTTGCAGCTGATAAAAAGGCTGAGCTCGATTCGCTTGAAAACGGGGAAGGAAAAGTAATTGTTTTTGAAGGAAAAAATGTGGCCGCGTACCGCGATGATCAGGGTGCGGTAAAGCTTCTTTCTGCCATATGCCCTCACATGGGTTGTACAGTGAATTTCAATACCTCCGAAAAAACCTGGGACTGTCCTTGCCATGGTTCGAGATTCGATACCGACGGCAACCTCCTTACAGCACCTGCCACCGAAAATCTTAAACCGATTAACCTCTAA
- a CDS encoding general stress protein — protein MENSNYKPEFRNDYVSRVFRTREEADSAFEDLHGRGYSKDDVNVMMSDSTRDRYFTNSDADSELGDKVAENAGKGSLIGGGIGAVVGAVAAIGSNVLLPGLGLVIAGPLAAGLAGAGAGAATGGLVGALTGTGVPEDEARRYEDEIKNGGIYMGYKPRNEEDARTTYDRWYNDDTESRL, from the coding sequence ATGGAAAATTCAAATTACAAACCAGAATTCAGAAACGATTATGTATCAAGAGTATTCAGAACCAGAGAAGAGGCCGACAGTGCTTTCGAGGATCTTCACGGTAGAGGTTATTCTAAAGACGATGTAAACGTAATGATGTCCGACAGTACACGTGACCGTTATTTTACAAACAGTGATGCAGATTCTGAATTAGGAGATAAAGTAGCTGAAAATGCCGGAAAGGGATCATTAATCGGTGGTGGAATCGGTGCAGTAGTGGGTGCAGTAGCCGCAATTGGTTCTAATGTTTTATTACCTGGATTAGGTTTGGTAATTGCAGGACCTTTAGCAGCCGGATTGGCAGGAGCCGGTGCCGGAGCTGCAACAGGAGGACTTGTTGGCGCATTAACCGGAACGGGTGTTCCTGAAGATGAAGCAAGAAGATACGAAGACGAAATTAAGAACGGTGGAATCTATATGGGCTACAAACCAAGAAACGAAGAAGATGCCCGCACAACTTATGACAGATGGTATAATGACGATACAGAATCAAGACTGTAA